The Streptomyces laurentii region GGCCTGGTCCCCGCCGGGGACGAGGTGGTGTTCGTGGACATCGACTCCAAGGTCAAGCAGGTCTACGGCCCGGCCAAGCGGGGCGCCTCCTTCGGCTACACCAAACAGCGCGGCCTGCACTTCCAGATCGTCACGGTCAAGACGGGCACCTGCGCGCCGGTGATCGTGGCTACCCGCCTGCGCAAGGGGTCGGCAGGCTCCGGCAAGGGAGCGGCGAGTCTGCTGCGCGAGGCCCTTTCCACCGTGCGGGCGATGGGCATCACCGCGCAGATCATCGTCCGCGCCGACTCCGCGTACTTCTCCCACACGGTCGTCGAGGTCTGCCGCAAGGCCGGGGCCCGCTTCTCCCTCGCCGTCGCGGTCAGGAGGAAGATCCGCGAGGCCATCACCGCCATCCCCGAGGACGCGTGGACGCCGATCAAGTACGCCGCCGCCGTCTGGGACGACCAGGAGGAACGCTGGATCTCCGACGCCGAGATCGCCGAAGTCCCCTTCACCGCGTTCACCAGCAAGAAGAAGGCGTTCCACGCCACCGCCCGGCTGATCGTACGCCGCGTGAAGCGGCTGAACCCCAAGAGCGTGCCCGAGGGGCAGGCCGAACTGTTCGCCGTCTGGCGCCACCACGTCATCTTCACCGACAGCCCGTTCGTCCTGGCCCAGGCCGAACCCATGCACCGCGAACACGCCCAGGTCGAGCAGGTCTTCGCCGACCTGGAGGACTCCGCGCTCGCCCACCCGCCGTCAGGGAAGTTCACCGCGAACGCCGCCTGGCTCACCCTCGCAGCCACCGCCTACAACCTCACCCTCGCGGCCGGCCACCTCGCCTCCGTCTTCCACGCCAGAGACCGTACCGGAACGATCCGCCGCCACCTGATCAACATCCCCGCCCGGATCGCCACCGGCGCCCGACGCCTCACCCTCCACCTGCCCCAACGCTGGCGCTGGGCCGACGACTTCACCGACCTGTGGACGGCGACCGGACAGCGCATGGTCACCTGACCCACGCGACCGCCTTGCCCGCCCACGACCCGAAAGACCTCGGAGACCCCGTACCGGACGGCCACCCGGCGATCACCGCTGCCCGCATCCCGAAGAAACACCCCGAACCCGCCCGACACCCGTGATCGGAATTCACGCGGTGGATCGAGGTTCATAAAATCGAGTCTCCATTCGAACCGGGGCGGTTCAGCGGAACCCCTTCCCGTGCACACCGAGCAGTCCGATGGCGAGGACACAGGCGAGGCCGCCGTCGGTGATGGCCACCGCCGGGCTGGTGAGGTCGGCGGCGGATCCGGCGAGGAAGTCGCCGAGCCGGGGGCCGCCCGCGACGAGACCTCGTCCTCGGCCTTCTCCCCCGTCTCCTGCCGGGTGGCGCTCACGCGGCGTCGGCCGTGAGGTCGAAGCGGAGCTCGGGGCGGGCCCAGTGGGTGTGCCCGGCGGGCGGGACGGTGCCGGTGCGGCGGGCGCCGGTGCGCAGGTAGAACTCCTCGGCGGGCGGATGGGCCACGACCCGTATGGAATCGAGCCCGGCGGCCCGCCCCTCCCCGGTCATGTGCTCCATGAGCAGCCGCCCGATGCCGCGGCCCTGCGCCTCGTCGGCGACGAAGGCCAGGTCGAGCTCGGCCTCGTCGAGGAGCAGGGCGTAGAAGCCGAGGACACGGCCGGCCGCGTCGACGGCGACGTACACGGGGTGGTGCTCGATGTAGGCGCCGCCGACCTGGTAGCCGTCGACCATCGAGGCGTACTCCCCGGCATAGGCGCCGGAGGTGCGGACGAGCCGGGTGAGCCGTCGGGAGTCGTCGGCGGTGGCGCGCCGGAGAGTGATGTCGGACATGGCTTCGAGTATAGGACCGAACCCAGGGGAAGATCCTTACATTTTGATCCCGGTCCGTCGGCGGGCGGAGCCCCCCTAAAGTGATCGACATGACGGAGTGGCAGATATCCGACGAGGAGGGCGGGCGGCTCGCCGCCCGCTGGTGGCAGTGGGCGCAGTCGGCACCGGAGGACCGCGGTCCGGTCGCGGACACGACCGGGGAGCACGCGGGCTGGCAGCAGCCGGACGACGTGTGGTTCCTGGCCGGCACGTACGGCGGCCGGGTGGTGCGCCGCTGCGAGATCCCGGCGGGCCGTCCGCTGTTCCTCCCGGTTCTCAACCGCTGCCACACCAAGGCGCATTCGCGGACGCCGCTGGGCCTGGAGATCGCCCGCGCGAGGGCGTACCTGAACGGCGGCCCGATCCCCTTCCGCCGCTTCACCACCCAGCCGTTCCGCATGGACGACCGCATGTACCTGTCGTGGGGCATCTGGGCCGCGGTCACTCCGCTGCTCCCGGGCCAGTACGTCCTGGAGATCGACGCGGCCTCGACCGGCGGCTTCCACGTCGACACGACGTACCACCTGACCGCCGCCCCCGTGTAGGTCCAAGGATGCCGGGGCCAGGAAGTGGCCGGTGACGACCGGGACGGCGAGCAAGGTCGCCGTCTCGAAGCTGGTCAACAGCCTCAAGGGCGTCTCCGCTCGCCGGATACGGCAGGAGTTCACCGGCCGGTTCAACCGCGCCATCATGCACGGGCGCCTGTGGTCCCCCTCCTATTTCTCCGCATCGTGCGGCGGAGCACCGTTGACGATCGTCCGCCAGTACATCGAGCAGCAAAAACGTCCACTCCAAAGTGCACGTCAGAGCAATCTTGAGATTCATTCATCCCCGGCGTGAACGCCGGGGCTTTCTGCGGGGAACCCGGCAAGAGGCCGCCCCCACAACCCAACTCCTCCCTGTCCGAGGCGCCTTGTCGGGTCGGACAGACGGCAAAACGGCCATTGCACCGAGGGGATGCATGTCGTTCGAAGAGGAGTGGAACCAGCTCAAGGCCGACGCTCTGCGCAGACGCGAGACGAGCATGGCCCTCGCCTCCGCCGACGGACGGGGCGGCGGGGGTGGGGTGGCCGCGCCCCAGAACGGCGACCTGGGACTCCGCGACGCGCCCATCCGCGCCAAGGCCTCGGGCTTGCGGGTCGCGAACGGCGAGGCGCGCGGAAAGACCAAACTGGACGACGCCCTCGCCGCCGCCATTCGGACACCCACCTTCGGGGCCCGCCGGCTTCGGCACGTTCATCGCCCGTGCGGCCCACCAGATCCGCGGCACGTCACGCTGCCCCCGAAGCTGCCGCGAGCCGCCGCCAGTCCGCCGACCGGCACGTTCTCCAGATCTCGCCGACTTCTACGGCGGCCGCGTCATCGACAACCAGTAACACCCGACGAACCCGAGAAGCATCAATGAGCCTTTCCAACCTGGCGGTAGTGGCCACGAGTTGGACGCTCCTGCGCAACG contains the following coding sequences:
- a CDS encoding transposase IS200-family protein (Transposase IS200 like; pfam01797;~identified by MetaGeneAnnotator; putative;~transposase IS200-family protein [Cupriavidus necator N-1];~type strain of Cupriavidus necator), encoding MTTGTASKVAVSKLVNSLKGVSARRIRQEFTGRFNRAIMHGRLWSPSYFSASCGGAPLTIVRQYIEQQKRPLQSARQSNLEIHSSPA
- a CDS encoding hypothetical protein (identified by MetaGeneAnnotator; putative;~sequence version:1) — its product is MHTEQSDGEDTGEAAVGDGHRRAGEVGGGSGEEVAEPGAARDETSSSAFSPVSCRVALTRRRP
- a CDS encoding acetyltransferase (Coenzyme A binding pocket [chemical binding];~N-Acyltransferase superfamily: Various enzymes that characteristically catalyzethe transfer of an acyl group to a substrate; cl17182;~acetyltransferase [Streptomyces venezuelae ATCC10712];~identified by MetaGeneAnnotator; putative) is translated as MSDITLRRATADDSRRLTRLVRTSGAYAGEYASMVDGYQVGGAYIEHHPVYVAVDAAGRVLGFYALLLDEAELDLAFVADEAQGRGIGRLLMEHMTGEGRAAGLDSIRVVAHPPAEEFYLRTGARRTGTVPPAGHTHWARPELRFDLTADAA
- a CDS encoding hypothetical protein (identified by MetaGeneAnnotator; putative;~predicted protein [Streptomyces ghanaensis ATCC14672]) → MKLTGAKNGAGTAAEAKALSIVGGMVAGADSVDDLDVLRHGGLPRLFGGVRAPSTLGTFLRAFTWGHVRQLESAARAFTCNPAAHTGLVPAGDEVVFVDIDSKVKQVYGPAKRGASFGYTKQRGLHFQIVTVKTGTCAPVIVATRLRKGSAGSGKGAASLLREALSTVRAMGITAQIIVRADSAYFSHTVVEVCRKAGARFSLAVAVRRKIREAITAIPEDAWTPIKYAAAVWDDQEERWISDAEIAEVPFTAFTSKKKAFHATARLIVRRVKRLNPKSVPEGQAELFAVWRHHVIFTDSPFVLAQAEPMHREHAQVEQVFADLEDSALAHPPSGKFTANAAWLTLAATAYNLTLAAGHLASVFHARDRTGTIRRHLINIPARIATGARRLTLHLPQRWRWADDFTDLWTATGQRMVT
- a CDS encoding hypothetical protein (identified by MetaGeneAnnotator; putative;~sequence version:1); this encodes MSFEEEWNQLKADALRRRETSMALASADGRGGGGGVAAPQNGDLGLRDAPIRAKASGLRVANGEARGKTKLDDALAAAIRTPTFGARRLRHVHRPCGPPDPRHVTLPPKLPRAAASPPTGTFSRSRRLLRRPRHRQPVTPDEPEKHQ
- a CDS encoding hypothetical protein (identified by MetaGeneAnnotator; putative;~sequence version:1) encodes the protein MIDMTEWQISDEEGGRLAARWWQWAQSAPEDRGPVADTTGEHAGWQQPDDVWFLAGTYGGRVVRRCEIPAGRPLFLPVLNRCHTKAHSRTPLGLEIARARAYLNGGPIPFRRFTTQPFRMDDRMYLSWGIWAAVTPLLPGQYVLEIDAASTGGFHVDTTYHLTAAPV